One region of Pongo pygmaeus isolate AG05252 chromosome 21, NHGRI_mPonPyg2-v2.0_pri, whole genome shotgun sequence genomic DNA includes:
- the LOC129021852 gene encoding semenogelin-1-like isoform X1: MKPDIIFVLSLLLILARQAAVMGQKGGSKGRLPSESSQFPHGQKGQHYSGQKGKQQTESKGSFSSQYTYHVDANDHDRTRKSQQYDLNALHKTTKSERHLGGSQQLLYNKQEGRDHAKSKGHFQRVVIHHKGGKAHRGAQNPSQDQGNSPSGKGISSQYSNTEERLWVHGLSKEQTSVSGAQKGRTQGGSQRSYVLQTEELVANKQQRETKNSHQNKGHYQNVVEVREEHSSKVQTSLCPAHQGNLQHGSKDIFSTQDELLVYNKNQHQTKNLNQDQEHRRKANKISYQSSSTKERQLHYGENGVQKDVSQSSIYSQTEEKAHGKSQKQITIPSQEQEHSQKANEISYQSSSTEERRLHYGGNGVQKDVSQSSIYSQTEEKAHGKSQKQITIPSQEQEHSQKANEISYQSSSTEERRLHYGGNGVQKDVSQSSIYSQTEEKAHDKSQKQVTIPSQEQEHSQKANKISYQSSSTEERRLHYGENRVQKDVSQSSIYSQTEEKAHGKSQKQITIPSQEQEHSQKANKISYQSSSTEERRLHYGENGVQKGVSQRSIYSQTEEKAHGKSQKQVTIPSQEQEPSQKANKISYQSSSTEERRLHYGENGVQKDVSQSSIYSQTEEKAHGKSQKQITFPIQEQEHSQRANKISYQSSSTEERQLHYGENGVQKDVSQSSIYRQTEKLVAGKSQIQAPNPKQEPRHAENAKGESGQYTNREQDLLSHKQKSRHQHGSHGGLDIVIIEQEDDSDHHSAQRLNNDRNPLST; the protein is encoded by the exons ATGAAGCCCGACATCATCTTCGTACTTTCCCTGCTCCTCATCTTGGCGAGGCAAGCAGCTGTGATGGGACAAAAAG GTGGATCAAAAGGCCGATTACCAAGTGAATCTTCCCAATTTCCACATGGACAAAAGGGCCAGCACTATTCTGGACAAAAAGGCAAGCAACAAACTGAATCCAAAGGCAGTTTTTCTAGTCAATACACATATCATGTAGATGCCAATGATCATGACCGGACCCGAAAAAGTCAGCAATATGATTTGAATGCCTTACATAAGACGACAAAATCAGAACGACATCTAGGTGGAAGTCAACAACTGCTCTATAATAAACAAGAAGGCAGAGACCATGCTAAATCAAAAGGTCATTTTCAAAGGGTAGTTATACACCATAAAGGAGGCAAAGCTCATCGTGGGGCACAAAATCCTTCTCAAGATCAGGGGAATAGCCCATCTGGAAAGGGAATATCCAGTCAATATTCAAACACAGAAGAAAGGCTATGGGTTCATGGACTAAGTAAAGAACAAACTTCCGTCTCTGGTGCACAAAAAGGTAGAACACAAGGCGGATCCCAACGCAGTTATGTTCTCCAAACTGAAGAGCTAGTAGCTAACAAACAACAACGTGAGACTAAAAATTCTCATCAAAACAAAGGGCATTACCAAAATGTGGTTGAAGTGAGAGAGGAACATTCAAGCAAAGTACAAACCTCACTCTGTCCTGCGCACCAAGGCAACCTCCAACATGGGTCCAAAGACATTTTTTCTACGCAAGATGAGCTCCTAGTATATAACAAGAATCAACACCAGACAAAAAATCTCAATCAAGATCAAGAGCATCGCCGAAAGGCAAATAAAATATCATACCAGTCTTCAAGTACAAAAGAAAGACAACTCCACTATGGAGAAAATGGTGTGCAGAAAGATGTATCCCAAAGCAGTATTTATAGCCAAACTGAAGAGAAAGCACATGGCAAGTCTCAAAAACAGATAACAATTCCCAGTCAAGAGCAAGAGCATAGCCAAAAGGCAAATGAAATATCATACCAATCTTCAAGTACAGAGGAAAGACGACTCCACTATGGAGGAAATGGTGTGCAGAAAGATGTATCCCAAAGCAGTATTTATAGCCAAACTGAAGAGAAAGCACATGGCAAGTCTCAAAAACAGATAACAATTCCCAGTCAAGAGCAAGAGCATAGCCAAAAGGCAAATGAAATATCATACCAATCTTCAAGTACAGAGGAAAGACGACTCCACTATGGAGGAAATGGTGTGCAGAAAGATGTATCCCAAAGCAGTATTTATAGCCAAACTGAAGAGAAAGCACATGACAAGTCTCAAAAACAGGTAACAATTCCCAGTCAAGAGCAAGAGCATAGccaaaaggcaaataaaatatcATACCAATCTTCAAGTACAGAGGAAAGACGACTCCACTATGGAGAAAATCGTGTGCAGAAAGATGTATCCCAAAGCAGTATTTATAGCCAAACTGAAGAGAAAGCACATGGCAAGTCTCAAAAACAGATAACAATTCCCAGTCAAGAGCAAGAGCATAGccaaaaggcaaataaaatatcATACCAGTCTTCAAGTACGGAAGAAAGACGACTCCACTATGGAGAAAATGGTGTGCAGAAAGGTGTATCCCAAAGGAGTATTTATAGCCAAACTGAAGAGAAAGCACATGGCAAGTCTCAAAAACAGGTAACAATTCCAAGTCAAGAGCAAGAGCCTAGccaaaaggcaaataaaatatcATACCAATCTTCAAGTACAGAAGAAAGACGACTCCACTATGGAGAAAATGGTGTGCAGAAAG ATGTATCCCAAAGCAGTATTTATAGCCAAACTGAAGAGAAAGCACATGGCAAGTCTCAAAAACAGATAACATTTCCCATTCAAGAGCAAGAGCATAGCCAAAGGGCAAATAAAATATCATACCAATCTTCAAGTACAGAAGAAAGACAACTTCACTATGGAGAAAATGGTGTGCAGAAAGATGTATCCCAAAGCAGTATTTACAGGCAAACTGAAAAGCTAGTAGCAGGCAAGTCTCAAATCCAGGCACCAAATCCTAAGCAAGAGCCACGGCATGCTGAAAATGCAAAAGGAGAGTCTGGCCAATATACAAATAGAGAACAAGACCTACTCAGTCATAAACAAAAAAGCAGACACCAACATGGGTCTCATGGGGGATTGGATATTGTAATTATAGAGCAGGAAGATGACAGTGATCATCATTCGGCACAACGTCTTAACAATGACCGAAACCCATTATCTACATAA
- the LOC129021852 gene encoding semenogelin-1-like isoform X2 codes for MKPDIIFVLSLLLILARQAAVMGQKGGSKGRLPSESSQFPHGQKGQHYSGQKGKQQTESKGSFSSQYTYHVDANDHDRTRKSQQYDLNALHKTTKSERHLGGSQQLLYNKQEGRDHAKSKGHFQRVVIHHKGGKAHRGAQNPSQDQGNSPSGKGISSQYSNTEERLWVHGLSKEQTSVSGAQKGRTQGGSQRSYVLQTEELVANKQQRETKNSHQNKGHYQNVVEVREEHSSKVQTSLCPAHQGNLQHGSKDIFSTQDELLVYNKNQHQTKNLNQDQEHRRKANKISYQSSSTKERQLHYGENGVQKDVSQSSIYSQTEEKAHGKSQKQITIPSQEQEHSQKANEISYQSSSTEERRLHYGGNGVQKDVSQSSIYSQTEEKAHGKSQKQITIPSQEQEHSQKANEISYQSSSTEERRLHYGGNGVQKDVSQSSIYSQTEEKAHDKSQKQVTIPSQEQEHSQKANKISYQSSSTEERRLHYGENRVQKDVSQSSIYSQTEEKAHGKSQKQITIPSQEQEHSQKANKISYQSSSTEERRLHYGENGVQKDVSQSSIYSQTEEKAHGKSQKQITFPIQEQEHSQRANKISYQSSSTEERQLHYGENGVQKDVSQSSIYRQTEKLVAGKSQIQAPNPKQEPRHAENAKGESGQYTNREQDLLSHKQKSRHQHGSHGGLDIVIIEQEDDSDHHSAQRLNNDRNPLST; via the exons ATGAAGCCCGACATCATCTTCGTACTTTCCCTGCTCCTCATCTTGGCGAGGCAAGCAGCTGTGATGGGACAAAAAG GTGGATCAAAAGGCCGATTACCAAGTGAATCTTCCCAATTTCCACATGGACAAAAGGGCCAGCACTATTCTGGACAAAAAGGCAAGCAACAAACTGAATCCAAAGGCAGTTTTTCTAGTCAATACACATATCATGTAGATGCCAATGATCATGACCGGACCCGAAAAAGTCAGCAATATGATTTGAATGCCTTACATAAGACGACAAAATCAGAACGACATCTAGGTGGAAGTCAACAACTGCTCTATAATAAACAAGAAGGCAGAGACCATGCTAAATCAAAAGGTCATTTTCAAAGGGTAGTTATACACCATAAAGGAGGCAAAGCTCATCGTGGGGCACAAAATCCTTCTCAAGATCAGGGGAATAGCCCATCTGGAAAGGGAATATCCAGTCAATATTCAAACACAGAAGAAAGGCTATGGGTTCATGGACTAAGTAAAGAACAAACTTCCGTCTCTGGTGCACAAAAAGGTAGAACACAAGGCGGATCCCAACGCAGTTATGTTCTCCAAACTGAAGAGCTAGTAGCTAACAAACAACAACGTGAGACTAAAAATTCTCATCAAAACAAAGGGCATTACCAAAATGTGGTTGAAGTGAGAGAGGAACATTCAAGCAAAGTACAAACCTCACTCTGTCCTGCGCACCAAGGCAACCTCCAACATGGGTCCAAAGACATTTTTTCTACGCAAGATGAGCTCCTAGTATATAACAAGAATCAACACCAGACAAAAAATCTCAATCAAGATCAAGAGCATCGCCGAAAGGCAAATAAAATATCATACCAGTCTTCAAGTACAAAAGAAAGACAACTCCACTATGGAGAAAATGGTGTGCAGAAAGATGTATCCCAAAGCAGTATTTATAGCCAAACTGAAGAGAAAGCACATGGCAAGTCTCAAAAACAGATAACAATTCCCAGTCAAGAGCAAGAGCATAGCCAAAAGGCAAATGAAATATCATACCAATCTTCAAGTACAGAGGAAAGACGACTCCACTATGGAGGAAATGGTGTGCAGAAAGATGTATCCCAAAGCAGTATTTATAGCCAAACTGAAGAGAAAGCACATGGCAAGTCTCAAAAACAGATAACAATTCCCAGTCAAGAGCAAGAGCATAGCCAAAAGGCAAATGAAATATCATACCAATCTTCAAGTACAGAGGAAAGACGACTCCACTATGGAGGAAATGGTGTGCAGAAAGATGTATCCCAAAGCAGTATTTATAGCCAAACTGAAGAGAAAGCACATGACAAGTCTCAAAAACAGGTAACAATTCCCAGTCAAGAGCAAGAGCATAGccaaaaggcaaataaaatatcATACCAATCTTCAAGTACAGAGGAAAGACGACTCCACTATGGAGAAAATCGTGTGCAGAAAGATGTATCCCAAAGCAGTATTTATAGCCAAACTGAAGAGAAAGCACATGGCAAGTCTCAAAAACAGATAACAATTCCCAGTCAAGAGCAAGAGCATAGccaaaaggcaaataaaatatcATACCAGTCTTCAAGTACGGAAGAAAGACGACTCCACTATGGAGAAAATGGTGTGCAGAAAG ATGTATCCCAAAGCAGTATTTATAGCCAAACTGAAGAGAAAGCACATGGCAAGTCTCAAAAACAGATAACATTTCCCATTCAAGAGCAAGAGCATAGCCAAAGGGCAAATAAAATATCATACCAATCTTCAAGTACAGAAGAAAGACAACTTCACTATGGAGAAAATGGTGTGCAGAAAGATGTATCCCAAAGCAGTATTTACAGGCAAACTGAAAAGCTAGTAGCAGGCAAGTCTCAAATCCAGGCACCAAATCCTAAGCAAGAGCCACGGCATGCTGAAAATGCAAAAGGAGAGTCTGGCCAATATACAAATAGAGAACAAGACCTACTCAGTCATAAACAAAAAAGCAGACACCAACATGGGTCTCATGGGGGATTGGATATTGTAATTATAGAGCAGGAAGATGACAGTGATCATCATTCGGCACAACGTCTTAACAATGACCGAAACCCATTATCTACATAA